One stretch of Hypanus sabinus isolate sHypSab1 chromosome 29, sHypSab1.hap1, whole genome shotgun sequence DNA includes these proteins:
- the LOC132383190 gene encoding histone H1-like yields MTETAEVAPPAAPAATPKAAKKKKTAVRKKSTGPKLGDQIDKIVADCHSQRGMSVAAIKKSLAASGVNVDKLRSQIRLTIKRKVDRGSLIHTKGKGASGSLKVPKKEGAGKVVKKVKKPATKASKTRKAVTKKPAAKKTGAKKSPAKRKVVKKTAVKKAAAKKTATKKTTQKSKSPKKAAAPKVAKKPAKPKPKAKSVKSKKTAAKKK; encoded by the coding sequence ATGACCGAGACCGCAGAAGTGGCTCCACCGGCGGCACCCGCCGCCACACCCAAGGCTGCCAAGAAGAAGAAGACGGCCGTCCGGAAAAAGTCAACCGGTCCCAAACTGGGCGACCAGATCGACAAGATTGTGGCCGATTGCCACAGCCAGCGAGGGATGTCCGTAGCCGCGATAAAGAAGAGTTTGGCGGCCAGCGGCGTCAATGTTGATAAGCTGAGAAGTCAGATCAGGTTGACCATTAAAAGGAAAGTGGATCGCGGCTCCCTGATTCACACTAAGGGCAAAGGTGCCTCCGGCTCCTTGAAGGTCCCTAAAAAAGAAGGCGCCGGGAAAGTCGTGAAAAAGGTGAAGAAACCAGCGACCAAGGCATCTAAGACCAGGAAGGCGGTGACCAAGAAACCTGCGGCCAAGAAAACAGGTGCCAAGAAATCTCCCGCCAAACGCAAAGTGGTTAAGAAAACTGCGGTTAAAAAAGCGGCAGCTAAGAAAACAGCGACCAAGAAGACTACGCAGAAGTCCAAGAGCCCGAAGAAGGCCGCAGCCCCCAAGGTGGCCAAGAAACCGGCAAAACCCAAGCCGAAGGCAAAATCTGTGAAATCCAAGAAGACAGCGgccaaaaaaaagtaa
- the LOC132383195 gene encoding histone H3, whose protein sequence is MARTKQTARKSTGGKAPRKQLATKAARKSAPATGGVKKPHRYRPGTVALREIRRYQKSTELLIRKLPFQRLVREIAQDFKTDLRFQSSAVMALQEASEAYLVGLFEDTNLCAIHAKRVTIMPKDIQLARRIRGERA, encoded by the coding sequence ATGGCCCGCACCAAGCAAACAGCGCGAAAATCGACCGGTGGGAAAGCTCCCCGCAAACAACTGGCGACCAAAGCGGCGCGCAAGAGCGCCCCAGCCACGGGCGGAGTGAAGAAGCCCCATCGCTACCGGCCCGGCACCGTGGCTCTGAGGGAGATCCGGCGCTACCAGAAATCCACCGAGCTGCTCATCCGCAAACTGCCCTTCCAGCGCCTGGTCCGGGAGATCGCTCAGGACTTCAAAACCGATCTGCGCTTCCAGAGCTCGGCCGTCATGGCCCTGCAGGAGGCCAGCGAAGCTTACCTGGTGGGGCTCTTTGAGGACACCAACCTGTGCGCCATCCACGCCAAGCGAGTCACCATCATGCCCAAAGACATCCAGCTGGCCCGGCGTATCCGCGGGGAGCGCGCCTAA